In Streptomyces sp. NBC_01335, the genomic window ATCGGAACCCAGTGATCCATCACCTGGCGCAGACACTGGCGGTGGTCAGCAATCCAATTGTCCGGCGGGACGAGCGGGACCCGCACGGTGACCATGGACCCGGATTCGTCCTCCACGACCACCTCCGGGCAGTCACGCTCGCCCGTGAGCTGGATGAAGATGGACGGCCCGCTGCTCATCTCCATCCAGGCCACGTCTTCGCCGGCGTCAAGCCGGTCCAGTGCGTCGGCCCAGCACTCCAACCTCGCGACGTACAGTGCCAGGTCGATACGGCCGGATACGAAGGGCGTCTTGACGACGATCTCCGCGTCGAGCCCGGCGGTCCACCTGCGGCTACGTCCCAGAACGTTGATCGAGACGCTACGGCCGGGCCGACTACTCCCACAAACACCGGCGCCACGGCGTGAACGTGCAAGTCGTCACCGATCCCGGTGGCCGACTGTTATGGCTCTCGCCCGCCCTGCCGGGCCGCACTCACGATCTGACCGCCGCACGCACCCACCGGATCATCCGAGTCTGCGAGCGCCAGGGCGTTCCCGTCGTGGCCGATCTCGCCTACCAGGGCGCCGGCCCGTGGCTGACCACCGGCATCAAACGCAGGCCCCTCCAGGAGCTCACTCCCGCCGACAGGACCCGCAACCGTGCCCTGGCCGCGGCACGAGCACCCGTCGAACGCGGCGTCGCCCGCCTGAAGTCCTGGCGGATCTTCCGCAGATCCCGCTGCAGCCCCAACCGCACGACGTCAATCGCCAAGGCCGTCGTCACCCTGGAGCGGCAACGCTGAAGAAGCTCAATGAGCGACCACGCCATAAGAAACGATGTCTAATGCCACAATCCATCTTCATGAGTACAGGTGTTCGCAACACGATAGGACTGAGGTAAAGCGTAGCCATTCATCACAACCACTGACACAGGGCGCACTTTCTAGCCACCCAACCAAGGAAACTAGCCAACATGATTCCAAAATGTCACTTTAAATCCCGAATCTGCAAGTAAAAACCATATTGAATTAACCAACTTCTCATGTACGATCCATCCACTTGAACGAAAATCGAACAAGGGGAGATCTCCTAATGCCTAGATTTGGCAAAGCAATTCTGGCTTTCGTAGCTGCTATCGCCTTCTGCGCCCTGCCGGCAGCCACCGCCCACGCCGAGGACGCGACCACTCAGGCTGCGTGCCCGACGCAGCCGACCACCTACTACGTCTCCGACTTTGGTTACGTCCAGTGGGCTCAGAACCCGATATGCGGAACGCCGGGCGACGCGATGCGAGTCTGCGACACCAAGGCTGACGGCATGGGCCTTCTCGTCCAGCGGTACAAGCTGAGCGGCGGCGTCCGGTACTACCTGGACACCGTTTCGACCGCTGGCCACAACTCTCCCTACTGCTCCCCCTGGCTCTCCAATAACCTTCCCGAGGGTACGGCCGTTCTACTCGTCCCCTCTACCTCAAAGGGTGGCGTGGTCACCATTACCCCGTACTCCTACAACGTCACTACATGAGTAGGACCATGTAACGCGCGTAAGTAAAGTCAAAATGCTTGCTTAGTGGCGGCGCCAGCCGGGCGCCGCCATTACTGAGGTTTAACTCGTGGTGTCGTTACGCAGATCTGATGGTCAGGCCGGTCTCGGCGAGGCAGCCGTCAATGAGGTTGCTGCGGTACTGGATGTGCCGGAGACCGCTGCGGACCGTGCGGATGAGATGTTCTGGCGTGGAGAAGGCGACGTTGGAGAGCCAGCCGCGACGTAGCAGGGACCAGATGCCCTCGACGGGGTTGAGGTCGGGGGCGTAGGACGGCAGGTAGAGGATGGTCAGCCAGTCACGGGATTCGGCGAACTCCCGTAGACCTGCGGCCTTGTGGACGTTGAGGTTGTCCCAGATGAGGATGATCGGGCCGCCGAGTTGCTGGTGGGCTGCGATCAGCAGGTCGCGGTAGTCGCGCCAGGAGAAGCTTTTGCGCCCGTCACGGTTGCCTCCGTCCCGTCGCGGCCGGTAGATCAGCCGGGAGCGGTGGCCGGGCTTGTAGCAGGTCAGGGCGGCGATCGATATCCGTCTGCGCGAGCGGCCACGGACCCGCACCACCGGGGTCCGCCCGCGCTGCGACCAGGTCCTTGCGTGCGACGGCGTCATGGAGAAGCCGGCTTCGTCCTCGAAGACCAGCCATGCTCCACGGGCCGCCGCTAGCCTTCCGCGCGGGGCCACACCTCCTTGACCCACCCGGCCACCACCTCGTCGTCCCGCTCCATGGCACGACGGGCCGGGACCTGGCAGGACCAGCCGTTACGCACCAACAGCTTGCGGACACCTTGAATCGTGTACGTGAGGTGGAAGCGCCGTCCGATCACCGTCTTCACACGGTTCAGAGTCCAGCGCTGGTCCTCCCAGCCGTGCGCGGCCGGTCCTTTGGCCAGCTCGGACTCCAGCTGAGCGAACTGCTTCTCACTCAGTCGCGGCAGCGACGCGGGCCCCTGCGACCGCAAGGACCGTGGGCCGCCCTCGGACCACGTGTGACGCCACCGCTGCACCGATCGGACACTGACCCGCAGATCCCTGGCGATCGCCGTACTGCCCTCGCCACGAGCGAACCGCTCAGCCGCCTGGAGCCGTAACTCCTCGCGCCTGCACTGCCGTTCAGCGGTCAACCCGCCACCCTGTGGATACCTCATCCTCCCGTCATACCGCAGGCAAGCACCCCCCGTCAGCCCCTACGACTTCACGAATTCAATCTCAGTAAGTATTTCTTCCCCTGCCATCAAAATTTTTCAGAAGCCCTTGGCTTGCTTGAGGGTGGAGGAACTTCGCAGCCGGGGAGGCGGACAATTGCTTCTGTTCCTACCTCCGACGCCGCCCGAAGCTCTACCGTGCCACCTGCCTGACGAACGGCTCGGTCCACAATTGCCAGTCCGAGACCACTTCCCGGAAGGCTACGAGCGGCCGGCGAACGCCAAAATCTTTCGAATACATGCGGCAAGTCTCTCGGATTCACGCCAACCCCTCGATCACGGATTACAAGCACTCCGGAATTGAGATTCATACTGACAGATCCGCCGGGTGGAGAGAACTTCACTGCATTATCGAGAAGATTAACCAGTGCACGCTCCAACGCCGCCGGATCGCACCAGAGATACCAGTCCTGCAGGTCGTGTTCGAAGTCGACCTCCGGCCCTCTCAGCTTGACACGCGCGAGCGCACGCTCTGCTATCTCATGCAGAGGAACCAACGAGACATTATCTCCATACGAGCCGGAGTCCGCTCGCGAAAGAACTTGCAGGTCGGATATGAGCTCAGCGAGTTCTCCCACCTGCGCCTCAATTGAGTCGAGTAGCTCCACTAGCACTCCATCGGGAAGTTTGCGACCACTGCGCTGGCTTCTTGCTAGAAGTTGAACATTTGCACGCAGTGAAGTAAGTGGAGTGCGAAGTTCATGCCCGGCGTCAGCAACCAGCTGACGCTGGCGTTCGAATGAAACTGATAGCGCTTCCGTCATGACATTGAAGCTTCGCGACATTCGCGCGATTTCATCACTTCCTGCAACTGGGAGACGAATCTTGAGGTTCTGAGTTCGCGCTATTTGCTCTGCAGCATCGGTGAGGCGGACGACTGGCCGCAGGCCAGCGCGACTAATCGCAACACCAGATGTTGCGGCGCCGACGATACCCACGCCAGATATTCCCAACAAATAAAGAGCGAGCCTCTTGAGTGGCGTGTCCACGCCGCTCAAAGGCTGAGCAATCGAAATAGCGATATCCGAGGGCGCTCCCGGTACGCGCTCAGTCGAAACACGCATTTTTGTACCATCCTGAGATTCGGTATCATGAATCACCGAGTCAAGCTCACCTGCCGCAACAGCTACATCTGCGGCAGTGATCGAGTACTTAACGCCCCCCGGGTCAGCGCAGACCGTACCGTCGCTCATGACAACTTGCACAACATACTGAGTCGGCTTTTCGCTGAAATCCGGAGAGCGGCTTTGATCGACATCACACGACTGCAACAACTGATTGATATAGCGGGGTGACGCCTGCACGCTCCGAAGGTTGCTGTTCAACTGGTCCGAGAACTGATGCCTAGTCATAAGCCACGCGGCAGCCGCTACGGCGCTCACCGCGATGGCCACAGCTGCCGCTGCAGACAGTCCAAGCCGCAGACGCAAACTCATGCGGCGCAGCTCTTGTTTCTCGTGATGCACCTTTACCCCGTTCGTCGCCCCACAGTTGCGGAAAATTCGCTCCCATCAAAATCATCACGCCGTTGCTGGCAGCCATCACAGGCCACCAATGGGCATGCCAACAGTCTGCTCGGTCAACATGAGAGCTTCCTGAACTAGAACTCGTTGGGCACAGATCTTCAAGTCGGGGCAGGCCGAAGAATCACAATCTGACCTCAAACATCCCTAAGATCCCATAACGGGACCTTAGGGGGGTGTGTCCAGTAGACGGCTGATCCAGTTTTTTTTGGGGGGGTTCAGTTGGCGGCCGGGGTGAGCCGGCCTTCGAAGGCGATCTGGAAGGCGTTCAGGGGTGCCTTCCAGCGCATGGTCCACCGCTTGCGGCCCTTGCCGGTGGGGTCCAGGCTCATCAGGGCCATGTAGACGCACTTCATGGCTGCGGCCTCGTTGGGGAAATGCCCGCGGGCGCGGACGGCCTTGCGGATGCGTGCGTTGACGGACTCGATCGCGTTCGTCGAGCAGATGACCTTGCGGATCTCGACGTCGAAGGAGAGGAAGGGCACGAACTCGGCCCAGGCGTTCTCCCAGAGCCGGATGACCGCCGGGTACTTCTTCCCCCAGGCTTCCTGGAACTCGCTGAACCGCTCGGTCGCGGCGGCCTCGTTCGGGGCCGTGTAGACGGGCTTGATCGCCTTGGCGATCTTGTCCCAGTCCTGGCGGGTCGCGTGCCGGAAGCTGTTCCTCAGCAGGTGAACGACACAGGTCTGGACAATCGTTCGAGGCCAGACGGTCTCCACCGCTTCCGGCAGGCCCTTCAGCCCGTCGCAGATCAGCATGAGAACATCATCAACGCCCCGATTCTTCAGATCCGTGAACACACTCAGCCAGTACTTCGCACCCTCGCCGCCGTCGCCGGCCCAGATCCCCAGGATGTCCCGGTGGCCCTCGGCGGTCACTGCCATGACGACGTAGATCGGACGGTTGGCGACCTGCCCGTCCCGGATCTTGACGTTGATCGCGTCGACGAACAGGACCGGATAGACGGAGTCCAGCGGTCGGTTGGACCATTCCGCCATCCCGTCCATCACCTTGTCCGTGATCGTAGTGATGGTGGCCTTGGACACGCTCGCGCCGTAGACCTCGGCCAGGTGGGCGGAGATCTCGCCGTGCGTCAGGCCCTTCGCGGACAGCGACAGCACCATCTCGTCCACCCCGGACAGGCGCCGCTGCCGCTTCTTGACGATCTGCGGCTCGAACGAACCGGCCACGTCCCGGGGGACCTTGACCTCGACCGGGCCGACATCGGTCAGCACCGTCTTCGCCCGGGTCCCGTTGCGGCTGTTGCCGCTGCCCCGGCCCTCGGCATCGTGCTTCTCGTATCCGAGGTGATCGGTGATCTCGCCCTCCAGGGCGGACTCCAGCACCCGCTTCGTCAGCTGCTGGAGCAGCCCGCCCTCCCCGGTCAGCTGCAGGCCCTCGCTGCGGGCCCGGTCCACGAGCATCGCGACCAACTGCTCGTCACTCGCCGGCACGGCCTCCGCCGCCTCACTGCCCGGTATTTGCTCGATGGTGGTGTCGCTCATCTGGCGTCTCCTTGATCATCGGATCCGCCGATCATTGAACACTCCCCCGCGATGACGGCCGTCTCCATGACGACTCAGGCCCTCACTCGCCGCAAGCAGCTCCCCTTCGGCGAGGGCCGTTTCACAGGAAGCAGCACTCTTCCGGGGACCCGCAGCTTCGTCGGAGGAACCGCCGACCCCACCGGCCTCACCCACCTTGGTGCCCGGGAGTACGACCCGGCGCTGGGACGCTTCATCTCAGTGGACCCCGTCATCGACCTCGACGACCCCCTGCAGATGAACGCCTACGCATACGCCAACAGCCGACCCGTCACTGCATCTGACCCGGACGGCCAGATGTTCTGGGACGGCTTCTGGACCTACGCCAACAAAGCGGCAAAGGCGGGGAAGAAGCTGGTTCGCCAAACCCCTCACGTATTCAAGAAGGCCAAGAGGCCGCTGATCTCCTACACGAAAAAGTGGAACACGTATTCTCCTTCCGTCTACTACGCAAAGCAGACGAGTTCCATTCAGGGGAAATCAGTCAAAGCGAAGGCGACAGAGAAGGCGAACGCGACGGAGCGCAAGAAGAAACAAGAAAAGCAAAAGAAGAAGGATGGCGGAATCTGGGGAAAGCTCAAGGGGGGAACATCGAAGCTCTGGAATCACGCAAATAAGGAGATCACATGGCATAAAGCGGTCGATATTGGAATAGGGTTTGCCGCAGCGGCTGGCACTGCTTTTTGCATAGCCTCCGTGGCGTGCGGAGTGGGGCTATTCGCAGTCGGCGCAGCCGCCCTCTTCACGGCCGGACTAGGTGCCCACATGGCAGTTTCTACCGACGAAGAGAAAAAGCAAGGAGCTAGCCAGTACTTGAAGAGGACAGCAAAAGCAGAGGTGCAAGGTATTGTTAGTGGTGCGCTCTGCGGCCGCGGACCGGGGGGTTGCGTGGCTTTCGGCCCCAAGGCCGGTACGCCACTGGCAGGGGTTGCCCGAACGCAGCTGCCCCGAGAGGCGGCTAAGATAATCGGAAGAACTATTAGGAAGTACGCCTTCTGATTCGAACGCGCCGGGTGCGTAAGGGGAGCTCCCCTTACGCACCCGGCCCTCTTGGTTAAGGTTTAAGCGCAAGCATGACCCGCGTGACCATCGGAGT contains:
- a CDS encoding DUF5959 family protein; amino-acid sequence: MNVLGRSRRWTAGLDAEIVVKTPFVSGRIDLALYVARLECWADALDRLDAGEDVAWMEMSSGPSIFIQLTGERDCPEVVVEDESGSMVTVRVPLVPPDNWIADHRQCLRQVMDHWVPMLSG
- a CDS encoding IS630 family transposase (programmed frameshift), coding for MRYPQGGGLTAERQCRREELRLQAAERFARGEGSTAIARDLRVSVRSVQRWRHTWSEGGPRSLRSQGPASLPRLSEKQFAQLESELAKGPAAHGWEDQRWTLNRVKTVIGRRFHLTYTIQGVRKLLVRNGWSCQVPARRAMERDDEVVRVGQGGVAPRGRLAAARGAWLVFEDEAGFSMTPSHARTWSQRGRTPVVRVRGRSRRRISIAALTCYKPGHRSRLIYRPRRDGGNRDGRKSFSWRDYRDLLIAAHQQLGGPIILIWDNLNVHKAAGLREFAESRDWLTILYLPSYAPDLNPVEGIWSLLRRGWLSNVAFSTPEHLIRTVRSGLRHIQYRSNLIDGCLAETGLTIRSA
- a CDS encoding sensor histidine kinase encodes the protein MHHEKQELRRMSLRLRLGLSAAAAVAIAVSAVAAAAWLMTRHQFSDQLNSNLRSVQASPRYINQLLQSCDVDQSRSPDFSEKPTQYVVQVVMSDGTVCADPGGVKYSITAADVAVAAGELDSVIHDTESQDGTKMRVSTERVPGAPSDIAISIAQPLSGVDTPLKRLALYLLGISGVGIVGAATSGVAISRAGLRPVVRLTDAAEQIARTQNLKIRLPVAGSDEIARMSRSFNVMTEALSVSFERQRQLVADAGHELRTPLTSLRANVQLLARSQRSGRKLPDGVLVELLDSIEAQVGELAELISDLQVLSRADSGSYGDNVSLVPLHEIAERALARVKLRGPEVDFEHDLQDWYLWCDPAALERALVNLLDNAVKFSPPGGSVSMNLNSGVLVIRDRGVGVNPRDLPHVFERFWRSPAARSLPGSGLGLAIVDRAVRQAGGTVELRAASEVGTEAIVRLPGCEVPPPSSKPRASEKF
- a CDS encoding IS256 family transposase, producing MSDTTIEQIPGSEAAEAVPASDEQLVAMLVDRARSEGLQLTGEGGLLQQLTKRVLESALEGEITDHLGYEKHDAEGRGSGNSRNGTRAKTVLTDVGPVEVKVPRDVAGSFEPQIVKKRQRRLSGVDEMVLSLSAKGLTHGEISAHLAEVYGASVSKATITTITDKVMDGMAEWSNRPLDSVYPVLFVDAINVKIRDGQVANRPIYVVMAVTAEGHRDILGIWAGDGGEGAKYWLSVFTDLKNRGVDDVLMLICDGLKGLPEAVETVWPRTIVQTCVVHLLRNSFRHATRQDWDKIAKAIKPVYTAPNEAAATERFSEFQEAWGKKYPAVIRLWENAWAEFVPFLSFDVEIRKVICSTNAIESVNARIRKAVRARGHFPNEAAAMKCVYMALMSLDPTGKGRKRWTMRWKAPLNAFQIAFEGRLTPAAN
- a CDS encoding RHS repeat-associated core domain-containing protein — protein: MTAVSMTTQALTRRKQLPFGEGRFTGSSTLPGTRSFVGGTADPTGLTHLGAREYDPALGRFISVDPVIDLDDPLQMNAYAYANSRPVTASDPDGQMFWDGFWTYANKAAKAGKKLVRQTPHVFKKAKRPLISYTKKWNTYSPSVYYAKQTSSIQGKSVKAKATEKANATERKKKQEKQKKKDGGIWGKLKGGTSKLWNHANKEITWHKAVDIGIGFAAAAGTAFCIASVACGVGLFAVGAAALFTAGLGAHMAVSTDEEKKQGASQYLKRTAKAEVQGIVSGALCGRGPGGCVAFGPKAGTPLAGVARTQLPREAAKIIGRTIRKYAF